One segment of Paramormyrops kingsleyae isolate MSU_618 chromosome 8, PKINGS_0.4, whole genome shotgun sequence DNA contains the following:
- the LOC111857113 gene encoding voltage-dependent L-type calcium channel subunit alpha-1D-like isoform X2 — MNVEGKTSSVELGGAPWQTAIEMNGGIPRSDTLNSTSSTSTQRKKREHAKKPVQCTTTVIRAPRVLFCLRLGNPIRMAAIAIVEWKPFDIFILLAIFANCVALGVAKPFPEDDSNPTNHALERVEYVFMVIFTIETFLKILAYGLILHPNAYIRSGWNLLDFVIVIVGLFSMVLEGTSNKSGESHHTGGKPGGLDVKALRAFRVLRPLRLVSGVPSLQIVLNSIMKAMVPLLHISLLVLFVIIIYAIIGLELFIGRMHKTCFYKGADLIVDDEPVPCAFAGYGRQCEKNGTECRGKWEGPNGGITNFDNFFFAMLTVFQCVTMEGWTDVLYWMNDAIGYELPWIYFVSLVLFGSFFVLNLVLGVLSGEFSKEREKAVARGDLQRANARQQMEEDMLGYMDWLEQAEDIDEDDEEAKKKQRRRRRVFLRQIGGIEQDSDSDSEDFENIDLDDDGCCASCCARLMANPLCDELCKWNHSFRKKCRSAVKSVTFYWVVLLLVFLNTAASASEHYNQPEWLTGVQETANRVLLTLFTLEMLLKMYSLGLQLYFLAFFNRFDCFVVCGGIVETILVEMSIMPPLGIAVLRCVRLLRIFKVTRHWNALSNLVASLINSMKAIASLLLLLFLYLTIFALLGMQLFGGKFNFDETQTKRSTFDSFPAALLTCFQILTGEDWNSVMYDGIMAYGGPNFPGMIVCIYFVILFVCGNYILLNVFLAIAVDNLATGEKEGKKEEKKVEEEEEDEEDEAEKIENEEDEEQLEGEGPEEAGKQLNMTNFAPPIEKIVPIPEGSSFFCLRKHNGFRKGCHKLIHHPIYTNLILLFIILSSISLAAEDPIRAHSFRNTVLGYADYAFTSIFTVEIILKMTVYGAFLHQGSFCRNWFNLLDLLVVSVSLMSFFLHSSAISVVKILRVLRVLRPLRAINRAKGLKNVVQCVFVAIRTIGNILIVTTLLLFMFACIGVQLFKGKFYACTDEAKHTPEECKGTFVVYKDGDVNHPMVRERVWYNNEFNFDNVPQGMMALFTVSTFEGWPDLLYKAIDANAENQGPIYNYRVEISIFFIIYIIIIAFFMMNIFVGFVIITFREQGEAEYKNCELNKNQRQCVYYALKAQPWRLYIPKNPTQLKFWTIINSTAFEYIMFVLILLNTVTLAVQHYDQSKLFSSVMDMLNIVFTCLFTVEMVLKLLALRFRHYFMDAWNSFDALIVVGSVLDILLTELSTGHSAEGSEESSRVSITFFRLFRVMRLVKLLNKGEGIRTLLWTFVKSLQALPYVGLLIAMIFFIYAVIGMQTFGKIALQDNTSINRNNNFQTFPQAVLLLFRCATGEAWQEIMLAALPGKLCDPESDYEPGEEYTCGSNLAIVYFISFFMLCAFLIINLFIAVIMDNFDYLTRDWSILGPHHLDEFKRLWSEYDPEASGRMKHLDLVTLLRRIQPPLGFGKLCPHRVACRRLVAMNMPLRGDGMVTFNATLFALVRTALKIRTDGPPEVDNEELRLIIKKIWKHTKPKLLDEILPAREEGEITLGKFYASFVIQDYFRKYRKRKNNRKKKKDKSSALQAGLRTLQDLGPEMRLAMSCDLEGEEEEIGETGEMKEDEDFYRSDDVYEEDMELPPKGNFLPESPDLHDTCVSAQEEELEEVVSVEEAADEPLEEEGELEGELEEVEAEPPPQLIQEERLTNAEVIVQQPKFTNSRYSPVSQWEYAPEVGEENGSGVPGYYTWGEDRESTASRSRPWYPEAPPLYRGHTYDAQPANHVAYRPPYSNGEAQRSGHQRRRLLPATPTGRKPSFNIQSLRYQSSNGDAPIPGIYRENSPHVQTYSTIDPHGGGWSSVGSPSSSTWASTSPRHGRLLYTPLILVEEEGQGAPGLATWADEVTGSASLPAATRVPGWFTDGNRTLSSLGVPSQFGSPYLEKRGSADSLVESVLISEGLGLYAKDPKFVDFAKREIASACDMTVDEMENAANDLLSRGNLRRHNPEAEPGYSDDEITWGQIEEDLADEMNCM, encoded by the exons ATGAACGTCGAAGGCAAAA CAAGCAGTGTTGAGCTAGGAGGGGCTCCCTGGCAGACAGCCATTGAGATGAACGGCGGGATTCCCCGGTCAGACACCCTCAACTCGACCAGCTCCACCTCCACCCAACGCAAGAAGCGGGAGCACGCCAAGAAGCCGGTGCAATGCACCACCACGGTGATCCGAGCCCCGCGGGTGCTCTTCTGCCTCCGGCTCGGGAACCCCATCCGCATGGCAGCCATCGCCATTGTGGAGTGGAA ACCATTTGATATATTCATTCTGCTGGCCATCTTCGCCAACTGTGTGGCTCTCGGGGTCGCCAAGCCTTTCCCAGAGGACGACTCCAACCCCACAAACCATGCCCTG GAGCGAGTGGAGTATGTGTTCATGGTTATCTTCACCATTGAGACCTTCCTGAAAATCCTGGCATATGGCTTGATTCTGCACCCCAACGCCTACATTCGCAGTGGCTGGAACTTGCTGGACTTCGTCATTGTCATCGTCGG CCTGTTCAGCATGGTACTGGAGGGGACATCCAACAAGTCTGGGGAGTCCCACCACACAGGAGGAAAGCCTGGTGGACTGGATGTGAAAGCTTTGAGGGCGTTCAGGGTACTGAGGCCACTGCGGCTGGTCTCGGGAGTGCCCA GTCTTCAGATTGTGCTGAACTCCATCATGAAAGCCATGGTCCCACTGCTGCACATCTCCTTGCTGGTCCTCTTTGTCATCATCATCTACGCTATCATCGGCTTGGAACTCTTCATCGGCAGGATGCACAAGACGTGTTTTTACAAAGGCGCAG ACCTCATTGTTGACGATGAACCAGTGCCCTGCGCATTTGCGGGATACGGCCGTCAGTGTGAAAAGAACGGGACGGAGTGTAGGGGCAAATGGGAGGGCCCCAATGGAGGGATCACCAACTTTGACAACTTCTTCTTTGCCATGCTGACGGTCTTCCAGTGTGTCACCATGGAGGGCTGGACCGATGTGCTCTACTGG ATGAATGATGCCATCGGGTATGAGCTGCCCTGGATATACTTTGTCAGCCTGGTCCTCTTCGGCTCCTTCTTTGTCCTCAACCTCGTTTTGGGTGTGTTGAGCGG GGAGTTCTCCAAGGAAAGAGAGAAAGCGGTGGCACGGGGAGACCTGCAGAGGGCCAATGCGAGGCAGCAGATGGAGGAGGACATGCTTGGGTATATGGACTGGCTGGAGCAGGCCGAAGACattgatgaagatgatgaagaAGCCAAGAAAA AACAACGGCGGAGGAGACGTGTTTTTCTACGTCAGATTGGCGGTATAGAGCAAG ACAGTGACTCGGACTCGGAGGACTTTGAGAACATTGACCTTGACGACGATGGTTGTTGTGCCTCCTGCTG TGCCCGACTGATGGCCAATCCTCTTTG TGACGAGCTCTGCAAATGGAACCACTCATTTCGCAAGAAATGCAGATCTGCAGTCAAGTCTGTCACGTTCTACTGGGTTGTGCTTCTGCTGGTCTTCTTAAACACAGCAGCCAGCGCATCTGAGCACTACAATCAGCCCGAGTGGCTTACTGGGGTTCAGG AAACTGCCAATCGGGTGTTATTAACACTTTTCACCCTGGAGATGTTGCTGAAGATGTACAGCTTGGGGCTGCAGCTCTACTTCCTAGCTTTCTTCAACCGATTTGACTGTTTCGTTGTGTGTGGTGGCATTGTGGAGACTATCTTGGTGGAGATGAGCATCATGCCCCCACTGGGTATTGCTGTGCTGCGATGTGTCAGGTTGCTGAGAATCTTCAAGGTTACACG CCACTGGAATGCCCTGTCCAACCTGGTGGCTTCCTTGATCAATTCCATGAAGGCCATCGCttccctgctcctcctcctctttctctATCTGACCATCTTCGCTCTGCTGGGGATGCAGCTTTTTGGGGGAAAGTTCAACTTTGATGAGACGCAGACCAAGCGGAGTACTTTCGACAGCTTTCCTGCTGCTTTGCTCACCTGTttccag ATCCTGACAGGTGAGGACTGGAACTCGGTCATGTACGATGGCATCATGGCTTATGGTGGCCCAAACTTCCCTGGCATGATTGTCTGCATATACTTTGTGATCCTCTTTGTCTGTGGAAACT ATATCCTGCTGAATGTCTTTCTTGCCATCGCTGTGGATAACCTGGCCACTGGAGAAAAGGAGGGCAAAAAGGA ggaaaaaaaagtggaggaagaggaggaagatgaggaagaCGAAGCAGAAAAG ATTGAGAATGAAGAGGATGAGGAGCAGTTGGAAGGAGAAGGGCCTG AGGAAGCAGGAAAACAGCTAAACATGACTAACTTTGCCCCTCCCATTGAGAAAATTGTCCCCATCCCAGAGGGGTCTTCATTCTTCTGTCTCAGAAAGCACAATGG GTTCCGGAAAGGATGCCACAAGCTCATCCACCACCCCATCTACACAAACCTCATCCTCCTTTTTATTATCCTCAGTAGCATCTCTTTGGCTGCGGAGGACCCCATCAGGGCCCATTCCTTCCGGAACACG GTCTTGGGCTATGCGGACTACGCCTTCACGTCAATATTCACCGTGGAGATTATACTGAAG ATGACTGTCTATGGGGCTTTCCTGCACCAAGGCTCCTTCTGCAGGAACTGGTTCAACCTCCTGGACCTGTTGGTCGTCAGTGTGTCGCTCATGTCCTTTTTTCTCCA CTCCAGTGCTATCTCCGTGGTTAAGATACTCAGAGTCCTGAGAGTACTGCGGCCGCTCCGGGCCATTAACAGAGCCAAGGGACTTAAG AACGTGGTCCAGTGTGTGTTCGTGGCCATTAGGACCATTGGGAATATCCTGATCGTGACCACGCTGCTGCTCTTCATGTTTGCCTGCATTGGAGTGCAGCTCTTCAAG GGGAAGTTCTACGCCTGCACTGATGAAGCCAAGCACACACCAGAAGAATGCAA GGGGACATTCGTGGTGTACAAGGACGGGGACGTGAACCACCCCATGGTGAGGGAGAGGGTCTGGTACAATAACGAGTTCAATTTTGACAACGTGCCTCAGGGGATGATGGCCCTCTTCACCGTGTCAACCTTCGAGGGCTGGCCTGA CCTTTTGTACAAAGCCATCGATGCCAACGCTGAGAATCAAGGTCCCATCTACAACTACCGCGTGGAGATCTCCATTTTTTTCATCAtctacatcatcatcatcgcctTCTTCATGATGAACATCTTCGTGGGCTTCGTCATCATCACGTTCCGTGAGCAGGGCGAGGCAGAGTATAAGAACTGCGAGTTGAACAAGAATCAG AGGCAGTGTGTGTACTATGCATTGAAGGCCCAACCTTGGAGACTCTATATCCCCAAGAATCCAACACAGCTGAAGTTCTGGACAATCATCAACTCCACTGCCTTTGAGTACATCATGTTCGTCCTGATCCTGCTCAACACTGTGACGCTGGCTGTACAG CATTACGATCAGTCCAAGCTCTTCAGTTCTGTCATGGACATGCTCAATATAGTCTTCACCTGTCTCTTCACTGTGGAGATGGTGCTCAAGCTTCTGGCTTTGCGCTTCAGG CACTACTTCATGGATGCCTGGAACTCTTTTGACGCTCTGATCGTGGTGGGCAGTGTTCTGGACATCCTGCTGACGGAGCTGAGT ACCGGACACTCTGCAGAG gGCTCAGAGGAAAGCTCCAGGGTGTCCATCACTTTCTTCCGCCTTTTCCGAGTGATGCGATTGGTCAAGCTGCTGAACAAGGGGGAGGGCATCCGCACTCTGCTCTGGACCTTCGTCAAGTCCCTCCAG GCTCTGCCCTACGTTGGCCTCCTCATCGCCATGATCTTCTTCATCTATGCTGTCATCGGCATGCAG ACTTTTGGGAAGATAGCTCTGCAGGACAACACCAGCATCAACCGGAACAACAACTTCCAGACGTTCCCACAGGCAGTGCTGCTGCTCTTCAG GTGTGCAACCGGAGAGGCCTGGCAGGAGATCATGCTGGCCGCCCTCCCGGGAAAGCTGTGTGACCCCGAGTCAGACTACGAGCCGGGCGAGGAGTACACGTGCGGCAGCAACCTGGCCATCGTCTACTTCATTAGCTTCTTCATGCTCTGCGCCTTCCTG ATTATTAACCTCTTTATCGCCGTTATCATGGACAACTTTGACTATCTGACACGCGATTGGTCCATTCTTGGCCCCCATCACCTCGATGAGTTCAAAAGACTGTGGTCTGAGTATGACCCTGAGGCCAG TGGCCGCATGAAGCATCTGGACCTGGTGACGCTGCTTCGCAGGATTCAGCCTCCGCTGGGCTTTGGGAAGTTGTGTCCTCACCGAGTCGCCTGCAGG AGACTGGTGGCCATGAACATGCCACTGAGAGGCGACGGTATGGTGACCTTCAACGCCACCCTGTTCGCTCTGGTCAGGACAGCACTAAAGATCCGCACAGATG GCCCCCCAGAGGTGGACAATGAAGAGTTAAGGCTCATCATTAAGAAAATCTGGAAACATACAAAGCCCAAACTTCTGGATGAAATCCTTCCAGCTAGAGAGG AGGGAGAGATAACACTGGGAAAGTTCTACGCCAGCTTTGTAATCCAGGACTACTTCAGAAAATACCGGAAGAGAAAGAATAAccggaagaagaagaaggacaaGTCCTCTGCCCTGCAG GCTGGCTTACGTACCCTGCAAGACCTGGGCCCTGAGATGCGGCTGgccatgtcatgtgacctggagGGGGAAGAGGAGGAAATAGGGGAGACGGGGGAGATGAAGGAGGATGAGGACTTCTACAGG AGTGATGACGTGTACGAGGAGGACATGGAGCTCCCTCCCAAAGGCAACTTTCTCCCCGAGTCACCAGACCTCCACGACACATGTGTGTCGGCccaggaggaggagctggaggaggtcgTCTCCGTTGAGGAGGCGGCCGACGAGCCTCTCGAAGAGGAAGGGGAGCTtgagggggagctggaggaagtagAAGCCGAGCCCCCCCCTCAGCTAATCCAGGAGGAGCGATTAACAAATGCGGAGGTGATAGTCCAGCAACCGAAATTCACCAACAG CAGGTACAGCCCTGTGTCCCAGTGGGAATACGCCCCCGAGGTTGGCGAGGAGAACGGCTCAGGTGTGCCGGGGTACTACACCTGGGGGGAGGACAGGGAGAGCACTGCATCCCGGAGCAG GCCCTGGTACCCCGAAGCCCCCCCGCTATACCGTGGGCACACCTACGATGCACAGCCTGCCAACCATGTGGCCTACAGACCCCCCTACAGCAATGGGGAAGCACAGAGATCGGGGCATCAGCGCCGGCGTCTGCTCCCAGCCACCCCCACCG GACGGAAACCTTCATTTAATATCCAGTCTCTGAGGTACCAAAGCAGCAATGGCGACGCTCCCATCCCAGGAATCTATCGGGAAAACTCACCACATGTGCAG ACATACAGCACCATTGATCCTCATGGTGGCGGCTGGTCCTCTGTAGGATCGCCCTCCTCCTCCACTTGGGCCAGCACAAGCCCGCGACATGGCCGCCTGCTCTACACTCCCCTCATCCTGGTGGAGGAAGAGGGGCAGGGGGCCCCAGGCCTGGCCACCTGGGCGGACGAGGTGACGGGTAGTGCCAGCCTGCCTGCTGCCACGCGTGTGCCCGGCTGGTTCACGGATGGCAACCGAACATTATCCAGCCTGGGGGTCCCCTCCCAGTTCGGCTCTCCGTACCTGGAGAAGAGAGGCAGCGCAGACAGCCTGGTGGAATCG GTCCTCATCTCCGAGGGGCTGGGCCTTTATGCCAAGGACCCAAAGTTCGTAGACTTCGCCAAGCGGGAGATCGCCAGCGCCTGCGACATGACTGTTGACGAGATGGAGAACGCAGCCAATGACTTACTGAGTCGAGGGAACCTCCGACGGCACAACCCTGAGGCAGAACCCGGGTACAGCGATGACGAGATTACATGGGGCCAGATCGAAGAGGACCTGGCGGACGAGATGAACTGCATGTGA